Part of the Desulfobacterales bacterium genome is shown below.
TCGTGGTCTCCGAGGGGGCCTGCGTCTATACCCTGGAACGGCTCGACCGGGCCCTGGCCCGGGGCGTTGAGAGAATATACGGTGAGATCGTCGGTTACGGGATGAACTCCGATGCCCGCGACTTTGTCCTGCCCTACGGGCCGCGCCAGGCCCAGTGCATGGAACTGGCGCTGAAGCGGGCCGGGCTTCGGCCCGGGGAGATCGATATCATCAACACCCATGCCACCGGCACCAAGCAGGGGGATATTGAGGAGTGCTCGGCAATAAGAACGGTATTCGGCAACAGCGCCAGGACCCATGTAAATAACACCAAAAGCATCATCGGCCATGCCATGGGCGCGGCCGGGGTTCTCGAACTGGCCGGCAACCTGCCCTCTTTCATTGACAACCAGGTACACCCGACCATCAATGTGGATGAACTCGACCCGGACTGCGACCTTACCAATCTGGTGATCAACCGGCCCAAAAAACTGGACCGGATCGAGACCATCCTTAACAACTCATTCGGCATGGTGGGGATCAACTCGGTGGTCATCGTCAGGAAGTACACCCGGGACTGACCAGCAGGGCCGGACCATGACCGGCCGGCCATAACAAAATAATCGAAAACGTCACTCCGGCATGGCAAGGACCGCGCCTGGCGGCGACCTTCACATAAATCTTGCCTCAAACCGGACCCCTTCCGAATCGAATACCAGGTTGGACAGCATGCGCAACACCCCTCCCCCATCCACCAAGACCAGGAAATGGCTCCTCTACGCCATCCTGACCCTGTTCATCGCCATTTTCGCGGCCCGGCTTTTTGAGCGGCCCCGGCACGACATTGATGCGGAACCGCGGCCAGTGGTGGCCCGGGGCGATCTGGCCGCTGATGAGAGGAACACCATTGACATCTTCAAGTCAGCCTCCCCCTCGGTGGTCTATATCACCACCACCGAACTGCGACGCGGCCTTTTCAGTCTGAACGTCTATGAGATTCCCCAGGGCACGGGGTCTGGTTTTGTCTGGGACAAGGAAGGAAGAATCGTCACCAACTTTCACGTGATCGGCGAGGCCAGCCGGGTGGAGGTGACCCTGGCCGATCAATCCACCTGGGAGGGCAAACTGGTCGGCGCGGCGCCGGACAAGGATATCGCCGTCCTGCAGATCACAGCGCCGAAAGACAAGCTCCACCCCATTTCCATCGGCGATTCCAGAAATCTGCAGGTCGGCCAGAAGGTCTTTGCCATCGGCAACCCCTTTGGCCTGGACCACACGATCACCGCGGGAATCGTCAGTGCCCTGGGCCGCGAGATCAAGGCGGTTACCGGCAGAACGATCCAGGATGTGATCCAGACCGATGCGGCGATCAACCCGGGCAATTCAGGCGGACCGCTGCTTGACAGCGCCGGCCGGTTGATCGGGGTCAATACCGCTATCTTCAGCCCGTCCGGGGCCAATTCAGGGATCGGTTTTGCCGTGCCGGTGGAAGGGGTGAACCGGGTGGCAACGGAACTTATCCGCCATGGCCGCCTGATCCGGCCCGGCATGGGGATCCAGGTAGCCAACCAACGTATCGTCCGCCGGTTGAAAATCAAGGGGGTGCTGATCGTCAGGGTGCAGAAGAACGGCGCCGCGGACCGGGCCGGACTGATCGGCACCCGGGAAGTGCGCGGCAATATTGTTCTCGGCGATATCATCCAGTCGATCAACGGTCAGCGGGTGCTTAATTACGACGACCTGCGCAACGAACTGGACCAATACAAGATCAACGACACGGTCACCGCGGGCATCCTCCGGGGCAGCAAGAGGATGTCCGTGGAGGTTACACTGGAAGCCATCGAATAGAACGCTCTCCTGCCGGTGTTGAGCCGACGGGGCAGGAAACAGCCGGACACCAGTCGCCGGGCTGCTCAACCGCAATATTTTTCAAATCAAATTGAGTAAGAAAATAGGAGGCATGGGTTGCCAGAACCACCTGCGTTCTTCTGGAGGCCCCCTCTCAAATAGACCTGCCAGAATTGGCAAGGTGCGCGGATGAACTCCCTGATCAGGTTCATCAATACAGATCAAGGTCGGAGGAGTCGGCATTACGCATAAGGTCGCCCAGGCAATAAACCGAAGTGTGCCGTCGGATAAATCGGCCAAGCTCAAATCCGTATCAATATTGTTCTCCCGCCAGAAGGCAATGACTTCACCGGGACCGCAATCAAAAGACTCCTCCTTTCCTTATATCCTGCTTCCTTCCCATGCGGTATTTGATGTCGTAGTTGACATTAATGTCCAGTTCGCTTTGCCCTCCCTGGACTTCGGCAACAAGGCGCCTGAGTTCTTCACGGATCATGCCGCGATTCCCTCATGGTTTGACTCCCCGGCCTGAAGCCGTGTTTGGCCGATTACTGTGTAAGGTTTCCTTGCTTCCCCGGAATCATGCGGTTCCCTATCACGGCTGTTTTCAATACTTGATGAACTCGTAACAACCCGAAAGGCTTCAAATGCCACCCAATAAAATCAACAAGTTACAAGACGAATCACGTCCGTCGAGCGGGTTGTTGCGAGACCGACAATACTTGAGAAAAGCATAATTTCATGGACGTCCCTCTCGTAACTCTCGTCCCTCTTGTAACTCTCGCGAGCGCCATTGGAGATATCAGTGAGGCGCTTTGCTGCCGGCGATACCATTAAGCCATTTGGCAAACACAGGATCGACCACCTTCCAGGTTCCGCTCTCTTTCGCCTGTTCAATGAAATCTTCTTTTTTGAGCCTATCGCGGGCAAATTGCACAGAACTCGTGGGCAGACCGCACTTGCTGATGAATTCACCGGACAGCATTTCCTTGGTCGATGATTGGGCAAGGGTGCGAAGGACCCGCACTTGCGGAATGGTCAACTGGGATAGGACCGCTTCAAAGGCGTACCGCTCCGCATCGATCACCTGTTCCAGCGCCCGCTTCACATCTTCTTGTAAGAATTCGTCCTTTTCGAGGTCATAGACTTCTCTGGCCAGTCGTTGTACGTAATAGGGATGCTGCTCAACCTTCAAGGAGATTTCCGCGCAGAGTTCATCAGGACAGTCTTTTCCCTCCTTAGCGAAAAGCTCGGACAGGAAGGCAACAAGATCCTCGTGGGGAAGAGGAGGGAGTTCCATATTGATTGCTGATTGAAAAAAAGGCCTCTTCCGCTCGGAAAACATGGCCCTGAGAATACCCCTCCGGCTGCCGAGAAAAAAGAACGAGGCCTTTAGCCCCTGGATCTTGCCGCGCATGATCCCCTCGATTTGTGCAGATTCCTTAAGCCTGGTGATTTCCTGAAATTCATCCAGCACAAAGTTTACCCGATAGCCTGACTTCGCGGTAAACTCGGCCAGTTCGCCCAGGATACGTTCAAGTAGCTCCATCGGTTTTTCCGTCGAAGCGGGCTCTACGCCGACGGAGACGCCATCTTCCGTAGGTCTGAATACCGGGCGGAACGAACTGAAATATTTAAGAAGCCTTTTTCCCTTCGCCAGCAACGACTCCCGGGCATGGATGGCCCCCAGTATGCTTCGGGCCATTCGGGAGGCGGCATCCAGGACCGAGTCTACACCGAAGAACTGGCAGTAAATAGTCACATACCCTTGTCTTGCGAGCATCGCCTGGATCCGGAGGGCCAGTGACGTTTTCCCATAGCGGCGGGGAGAAAGAAGCACGATATTCGTGCCGCTTTCAGCACAGGAAAGCAACCGGCGTATTTCCTCCTGCCTGTCGCAAAAGGGGCTGTCCGGCGGAAGGGTCTCAATGAGAAAAGGATTGGGCATTGCAATCTCCTCGTTACAAGCATCCCGTTACACGATTCTTGTAATGCATTGCCAGGCAGTGGTCAAGGATAAAAATAGAGAATAGGTGAAGGTTATGCGTGCAACAGGCGTCGCTGAAGGAGCGTCTGCATGTCACGACGTCCATCGGCAATCAGGGGGAGACATAGACGTTGTTCTCTACTACTCTACCCCGTCCCCGCTCTGAGGACATCTGCGGTTATATTGTATATGCTATGCCCCCTGCTGAGAAACAAAACAGTAGAGTTTGTCATCAGTAGTCAATAGCGTTTTCCCCGAAGCAGGTCAAAAATAAATCCGACCCCTTTTCGTTCCGCTCCAACTCTCTAAACCACGACAATTCAACGAATTCAACAACGGACTCCTCACTCACACCGGTTTATACGTTGAGACTTTTTTGCCAAGGGACATAGCTTGCTTCAAGAGTTGGGCCACTTTTCCTCCAGGGTGTGCGTAAGGGACAAACAGCTCCTCGGCCAATGCGGCAACAAAGGTATTTCGTTCAACTCCCAATGTAAGCGTCGGACGCCGGTGTTTATTTGGAAAAGGTGAGACCACCAGCAATCTTCCCTCAGCCAATGATTTTCTCCAAACCTTAGGTATGCGCATATGCTCTATGCCACGGGCCGGACAGATTACCAAGGGCTGTGTGCCTCTTAACAGAAAGTCCAGACACTCCTTTTCCATAGGTGAATGAAAACCGCCGATAACCACTGTCCCATTATCCCGCCACGATCTGGCCAGGTCGTAAGTTTTCAAGATAATGTCACCCGGGCATCTGGTTGAGCAGAAAAAGCCTAATAACTTATGCTGGAGAATATCAATATTACCGATAGCCCAAATTTTATGAGGAGGAGGAAGCAGGTTACTGTCCTGCAATTTCGAAGGATATACAGGATTATTGAAAGCTATAGTGTTTACCTGAACCGTCATTGACTCTGTCACCATTTTATTCTATCCCAAGGCCTTAAGGATAGATTTCTAATGTAGATGCTATATCCAGAATTTATCCAGAAAATTCTTGGTAAATTCTGGATATAAAAATTGCTCGGGGTAGGTGGGATCTGCGATGTCAATGACTATCACTTGGCTGTTTTATTCTTACTTTGCCAATGAAACTCTTCCAATAACACCGTTTCTGTAAATAGAATTCTATTAGCGGACAATTGCTAATAGAATCGCTAATAGATTCCCCTTAAGACAAGGCATAACGCGCCCATCGGAGTTTCCCCTCTCGTCTCAGTACCCCAGCATGAGTCATTCTTTTCAGCAGATATGAGGCCCTGGTCATATCTACTCCCAGCAACTCTCTGCATTCAGCATTGTTAATGGAACCATGCTCCCGGACATGGGCAATAATTCTTTCTTCGCCGCTTTGCGGCGGCTGTTGCTCGACCGGTAGTTTATGAGGTACGTTCAGGGTGTAGCTGGTACCCCGACCTACGCCTTGTTGTTCTACTAAGCCGGCCTGGGCCAGACCCCGCAGTTCCTGGCCGGCAACGATAGTATCGACCCTGTTCAGCCGCCTGTAGTCGCTGTTGGTGATTTTCCCGTGATGCCTCAGATAGATGAGGGTGAGGCGTTGCCGGTCGTTCAGAGCATGGTCGGCAAATTGATTAAGCCAGGAAATGGCTTCCGGTGACATCAATGTGTGGTTATGAAAAGTTATCCTGAAAGAAGAACGCCAGTCGTCAAAACGGGGAGGTTCCAGATTGGCGGTTCGAAGCGCATGGAGCATGGCCTTGATACCGCTGCCGCGATTCTCCACAATATGCATATCTTCCATCATCCGCATAAGCCGGGCATTTCGCGTGGAGTGTTCTTCGTCAATATTGTCGGTCTCGCAACAACCCGCTCGACGGACGTGATTCGTCTTGTAACTT
Proteins encoded:
- a CDS encoding trypsin-like peptidase domain-containing protein, with amino-acid sequence MRNTPPPSTKTRKWLLYAILTLFIAIFAARLFERPRHDIDAEPRPVVARGDLAADERNTIDIFKSASPSVVYITTTELRRGLFSLNVYEIPQGTGSGFVWDKEGRIVTNFHVIGEASRVEVTLADQSTWEGKLVGAAPDKDIAVLQITAPKDKLHPISIGDSRNLQVGQKVFAIGNPFGLDHTITAGIVSALGREIKAVTGRTIQDVIQTDAAINPGNSGGPLLDSAGRLIGVNTAIFSPSGANSGIGFAVPVEGVNRVATELIRHGRLIRPGMGIQVANQRIVRRLKIKGVLIVRVQKNGAADRAGLIGTREVRGNIVLGDIIQSINGQRVLNYDDLRNELDQYKINDTVTAGILRGSKRMSVEVTLEAIE
- a CDS encoding DNA-processing protein DprA; amino-acid sequence: MTVQVNTIAFNNPVYPSKLQDSNLLPPPHKIWAIGNIDILQHKLLGFFCSTRCPGDIILKTYDLARSWRDNGTVVIGGFHSPMEKECLDFLLRGTQPLVICPARGIEHMRIPKVWRKSLAEGRLLVVSPFPNKHRRPTLTLGVERNTFVAALAEELFVPYAHPGGKVAQLLKQAMSLGKKVSTYKPV